One Nitrospirota bacterium DNA segment encodes these proteins:
- a CDS encoding carbon starvation CstA family protein yields the protein MNALWLLVAAGCFYAISYRFYASFLAAKVLTLDRNRTTPAKKLFDGIDYQPTNRWVLFGHHFAAIAGAGPLIGPMLAAQFGFLPGFLWILIGATVGGAVHDMVILFASVRRGGKSLAQIARDEIGPVGGIAAALAILFILIVALAGLGLAVVNALVKSPWGTFTIALTIPIALFMGIYLYRIRPGKVGEVSVIGVILLLFAVFSGHYIPGSFLDPLFNLSRNTMVFSLAAYGFIASALPVWLLLVPRDYLSTYMKIGTMLLLAIGVMLIAPDIQMPSVTRFAQGGGPIIPGTLFPFMFITIACGAISGFHSLISSGTTPKMLMNEKDIPFIGYGAMLVEGFVAVMALIAATILIPGDYFAINTNLSLEAIADFGFPAERISEYSSMIGTDVAGRPGGAVSLAVGMASILSGIPGMKGLMPYWYNFALMFEALFILTTVDAGTRVARFLLQELGGKIYTPLAKTGWLPGNLGASFLVVCAWGYLIHSGNVSSIWPMFGVANQLLAAIAFGVGTMFLVKSGKVRYAWVTFLPMVFMFTTTLTASWELLWIFRGKALKAASKAEALTFQIDAFLVLLMAALAIIVLTDMSYRFYRFISVRTETVRKM from the coding sequence GTGAACGCCCTCTGGCTGCTTGTTGCTGCCGGATGTTTCTATGCCATATCATACAGATTTTACGCTTCCTTTCTTGCCGCAAAGGTCCTCACCCTTGATCGAAACCGTACTACCCCTGCAAAGAAACTGTTCGACGGAATTGATTATCAGCCCACAAACCGCTGGGTGCTCTTCGGTCACCACTTTGCCGCGATTGCAGGTGCAGGCCCCCTAATAGGTCCCATGCTTGCGGCCCAGTTTGGTTTCCTCCCGGGATTCCTCTGGATACTGATAGGTGCAACAGTCGGCGGAGCTGTGCATGACATGGTAATCCTGTTTGCTTCAGTAAGAAGGGGAGGGAAATCTCTTGCGCAGATCGCAAGGGATGAAATAGGTCCCGTGGGCGGGATTGCCGCAGCACTGGCGATTCTTTTCATTCTTATCGTCGCCCTTGCCGGTCTCGGCCTGGCAGTGGTAAATGCCCTTGTGAAGAGCCCTTGGGGCACATTTACCATTGCACTTACTATTCCCATAGCGTTGTTTATGGGAATCTACCTCTATCGTATCAGACCCGGGAAAGTCGGCGAGGTGAGTGTGATCGGGGTCATACTCCTGCTCTTTGCGGTCTTCTCCGGCCATTATATCCCCGGTTCATTCCTCGATCCCCTGTTCAACCTCTCAAGAAACACAATGGTATTTTCGCTTGCCGCATACGGGTTCATCGCGTCTGCGCTGCCTGTCTGGCTTCTGCTCGTCCCACGGGATTATCTTTCGACCTACATGAAGATAGGCACAATGCTCCTGCTTGCCATCGGGGTAATGCTTATTGCGCCAGATATACAGATGCCTTCTGTTACGAGGTTCGCTCAGGGAGGAGGTCCCATTATCCCCGGCACCTTATTCCCCTTTATGTTCATCACCATTGCCTGCGGCGCCATTTCAGGATTTCATTCCCTTATATCTTCAGGGACAACCCCCAAAATGCTCATGAACGAGAAAGATATTCCGTTTATCGGATATGGTGCAATGCTGGTTGAGGGCTTTGTGGCTGTAATGGCGCTTATCGCTGCAACTATCCTGATACCGGGTGATTATTTTGCCATCAATACCAACCTGTCTCTGGAGGCAATAGCGGATTTTGGCTTCCCTGCTGAAAGAATCAGCGAATATTCGTCGATGATAGGAACTGATGTGGCAGGGAGACCGGGCGGTGCGGTTTCTCTTGCAGTTGGCATGGCTTCAATCCTTTCGGGCATTCCGGGCATGAAGGGACTCATGCCTTACTGGTATAATTTCGCTCTGATGTTCGAAGCGCTGTTCATCCTCACAACGGTTGATGCTGGCACACGGGTCGCACGGTTTCTGCTGCAGGAACTCGGAGGAAAGATATACACGCCACTTGCAAAGACCGGCTGGTTACCCGGCAATCTTGGTGCGAGCTTTCTGGTTGTCTGTGCCTGGGGGTATCTCATTCATTCCGGGAATGTTTCCTCCATCTGGCCGATGTTCGGCGTTGCGAATCAACTCCTTGCCGCAATTGCCTTTGGGGTTGGGACAATGTTTCTCGTCAAATCAGGGAAGGTCCGGTATGCATGGGTGACTTTCCTTCCCATGGTCTTCATGTTTACCACCACCCTTACCGCATCGTGGGAACTGCTCTGGATATTCAGAGGTAAGGCGTTGAAGGCTGCCTCGAAGGCCGAGGCACTCACATTCCAGATAGATGCGTTCCTTGTGCTGCTGATGGCTGCGCTTGCGATAATCGTCCTGACAGATATGTCATACAGATTCTACAGATTTATTTCTGTTCGGACAGAAACGGTCAGAAAGATGTGA
- a CDS encoding nucleoside-triphosphatase, producing the protein MHVSAQHILITGQPGVGKTTLIRKLAGHLMVLNPVGFYTAEIRQDRVRTGFELISLAGPRGILSHTDIKSPHRVGKYGVDVKGFEDFLTAIPFLSEHTALIIIDEIGKMECLSGVFRRLIRDILDSDLMCIATISMKGGGLIAEVKNRADVTLFEISIANRDTLIPDILRVIEPKRRDTWQRGSCNQ; encoded by the coding sequence ATGCATGTATCTGCACAGCATATCCTCATTACCGGACAACCGGGCGTCGGCAAGACAACACTCATCAGAAAACTTGCCGGGCATCTGATGGTGCTCAATCCGGTCGGTTTCTACACTGCGGAAATACGTCAGGATAGAGTCAGAACGGGATTCGAACTTATCAGCCTTGCCGGACCACGAGGCATACTCTCCCACACAGATATCAAAAGCCCGCACAGAGTAGGCAAGTATGGAGTAGATGTTAAGGGTTTTGAGGACTTCCTCACTGCTATCCCGTTCCTTTCAGAACATACTGCTCTGATCATTATCGACGAAATAGGAAAAATGGAATGCTTGTCCGGGGTATTCAGGAGACTGATAAGGGATATTCTTGATTCGGACCTTATGTGCATCGCGACTATTTCCATGAAAGGCGGTGGTCTGATTGCCGAGGTAAAAAATCGGGCGGATGTCACACTCTTTGAAATTTCAATTGCTAACAGGGATACGCTGATACCGGATATCTTGCGGGTTATAGAACCCAAACGCCGGGACACATGGCAAAGAGGCTCATGCAACCAGTGA
- a CDS encoding putative sulfate exporter family transporter, whose translation MQDTNGGIIKYVPGFILCIILGWLALQWDQSIHKWQKNFQESEKILKASEKEGGVFLPYSEYKAAGEAKYQDKVAAFERGEIKEKPKKPYFLKEKDYEALAATQKIQSRFRFGERMIQFQLTYVAILLLGGMLIRNTIGLPKIFQPGAVIARPVIKPGIILLGGYYLWSNLLKVGVFALLLVLVFIFGTTVMVAVLGRKMKQDNGLMGVMAAGTGICGVSAAVAVAPVVNAKPRDFFYAVGTILLFGTVALFTFPYIGKALGMSEPVFGAWVGTAILNTAQLVAAATWYGHDSLLTANIINIVRVGFIPLVVIFCIWYYVIRQATSGEKKEKINTWQVIKEKFPLFILGFFAMVTLNELGVFTEEHRTIFGKQFLQIFFAIGFAGVGLNISFDDLKKAGGKAFLIGFLAATIKAVLSAIVVILIGTEAFRVK comes from the coding sequence ATGCAAGATACGAATGGCGGTATCATAAAGTATGTACCGGGTTTTATTCTTTGTATCATTCTGGGATGGCTGGCCCTCCAGTGGGACCAGTCAATACATAAATGGCAGAAGAATTTTCAGGAGTCGGAAAAGATCCTGAAGGCGTCTGAGAAAGAAGGCGGGGTCTTTTTGCCGTATTCTGAATATAAGGCTGCGGGCGAGGCAAAGTATCAGGATAAAGTCGCTGCATTCGAGCGTGGCGAGATAAAGGAAAAACCAAAGAAACCGTATTTCCTCAAAGAAAAGGATTACGAGGCTCTCGCGGCAACACAAAAAATTCAGTCCAGGTTCCGGTTTGGTGAAAGGATGATACAGTTCCAGCTTACCTATGTTGCAATCCTTCTGCTGGGAGGAATGCTCATACGGAATACAATCGGGCTCCCGAAGATCTTTCAGCCAGGGGCAGTCATCGCACGGCCTGTTATCAAGCCCGGAATTATCCTGCTCGGCGGCTATTATCTCTGGTCGAATCTCCTGAAAGTCGGGGTGTTCGCCCTCCTTTTAGTACTGGTGTTTATTTTTGGCACCACAGTCATGGTAGCAGTCCTTGGAAGAAAGATGAAGCAGGACAATGGATTGATGGGGGTCATGGCTGCCGGAACCGGCATCTGCGGCGTTTCCGCTGCGGTCGCGGTTGCACCGGTCGTGAATGCCAAACCGAGGGACTTTTTTTACGCAGTCGGTACAATTCTCCTTTTTGGAACGGTAGCCCTCTTTACATTTCCATATATCGGTAAGGCACTCGGCATGTCAGAGCCGGTCTTCGGCGCATGGGTAGGAACTGCCATTCTGAACACCGCCCAGCTCGTGGCTGCTGCAACATGGTATGGGCATGATTCACTGCTTACCGCAAACATCATAAATATTGTCCGGGTCGGGTTCATCCCTCTGGTCGTTATCTTCTGTATCTGGTACTACGTTATCAGGCAGGCGACCTCCGGAGAGAAGAAGGAAAAGATCAATACCTGGCAGGTAATAAAAGAAAAATTTCCTCTCTTCATTCTTGGGTTCTTCGCGATGGTTACACTGAATGAGCTCGGTGTTTTCACCGAGGAGCACAGAACCATTTTCGGCAAGCAGTTCCTCCAGATATTCTTTGCCATCGGATTTGCAGGGGTTGGTCTCAACATATCCTTTGATGACCTGAAAAAAGCCGGGGGCAAGGCTTTTCTGATCGGCTTCCTTGCTGCCACGATTAAAGCGGTGCTCTCTGCAATAGTGGTCATACTGATCGGCACAGAGGCCTTCAGGGTCAAGTGA
- a CDS encoding universal stress protein, whose translation MQKIVVADDGSVFAQKAIEKAIEYAKKEETEIICVNIMEDFCPIGLTEIDCNVVRELQVKESTTITAKAMERFKKEGVNARVISETGSPAESIIAVAKKEGADMIIAASHGKHGAKKFALGSVTARLIEHSPVPVLVMK comes from the coding sequence GTGCAGAAGATTGTTGTGGCAGATGACGGGTCAGTTTTCGCCCAGAAGGCGATCGAAAAGGCCATTGAGTATGCAAAAAAGGAAGAAACCGAGATCATCTGTGTAAATATTATGGAAGATTTCTGTCCTATAGGTCTCACTGAAATCGACTGCAACGTGGTGAGAGAACTCCAGGTAAAAGAGTCAACCACCATTACTGCAAAGGCCATGGAGAGGTTCAAGAAAGAAGGAGTCAATGCAAGAGTCATCTCAGAGACCGGCAGTCCTGCAGAATCAATCATTGCCGTCGCAAAAAAGGAAGGCGCCGACATGATCATTGCCGCATCTCACGGCAAGCACGGGGCAAAAAAGTTCGCCCTCGGGAGCGTCACCGCACGCCTTATTGAGCATTCACCGGTACCGGTCCTGGTGATGAAGTGA
- a CDS encoding universal stress protein: MKNIILCIDGEQATANAIGYAIEITRACNACLTALHVIDPYLKKFADEIYAVGRIEYKEHIDRELRKEAEEIIHKFTQAADSAGLTYKIVLRCGPPEEEIAKEVSAHDYDLLILGVNPKKTFSAKIRSFRLPEKIFRNLRVPTLFVP, from the coding sequence TTGAAAAACATTATTCTCTGCATAGACGGTGAACAGGCAACAGCGAACGCTATCGGGTATGCCATAGAGATAACAAGGGCATGCAATGCCTGCCTGACCGCCCTCCACGTGATTGACCCTTACCTGAAGAAATTTGCGGACGAGATCTATGCAGTGGGGAGGATTGAATACAAAGAACATATAGACAGGGAACTGCGAAAAGAGGCAGAAGAGATCATTCACAAATTCACGCAGGCGGCAGACTCCGCGGGGCTGACGTATAAAATAGTCCTTCGCTGCGGGCCTCCTGAGGAAGAAATTGCGAAGGAGGTTTCTGCACATGACTATGACCTGCTGATCCTCGGCGTAAACCCCAAAAAGACTTTTTCTGCAAAGATACGTTCCTTTCGTCTTCCGGAGAAGATATTCCGGAATCTCAGAGTACCTACGCTTTTTGTTCCATGA
- a CDS encoding FmdE family protein has translation MKTFDEVVDFHGHACPGLALGYRVALAALKEFGHRSEDEELVAIVENSSCAVDAVQVVTGCTFGKGNLIFRDFGKQVYTFIRRPSGRGIRITVNWTPPRETGKEKEMWDRYMKGDNSEEVLHTVHNRKAKKIRHVLSAGDSDLLKISKGKMSLPEEAGIYPSLTCALCGEKVMEPRARVKEGKCICIPCFQKK, from the coding sequence ATGAAGACATTTGATGAAGTTGTAGACTTCCACGGGCATGCATGCCCCGGCCTTGCGCTGGGATACCGTGTTGCACTGGCCGCGCTGAAGGAATTTGGACATCGTTCAGAAGATGAAGAACTGGTTGCGATTGTCGAGAACAGCTCATGTGCGGTTGATGCGGTTCAGGTCGTTACCGGATGCACATTCGGCAAGGGGAATCTGATCTTCAGGGATTTCGGGAAACAGGTGTATACTTTCATCAGAAGACCTTCGGGAAGGGGGATCAGGATTACGGTAAACTGGACCCCTCCGAGAGAAACGGGCAAAGAAAAGGAAATGTGGGACCGCTATATGAAAGGTGATAATTCCGAGGAAGTCCTGCATACCGTGCATAACAGGAAAGCAAAAAAGATCAGGCATGTCCTGAGCGCCGGGGATAGTGATCTTCTGAAGATATCGAAAGGGAAAATGTCCCTCCCGGAAGAAGCGGGAATCTATCCGAGCCTTACCTGCGCGCTCTGCGGGGAAAAGGTGATGGAACCAAGGGCAAGGGTGAAGGAAGGAAAGTGTATCTGCATTCCGTGTTTCCAGAAGAAATGA
- the argB gene encoding acetylglutamate kinase, which yields MKDIITKAEILIEALPYIRNFFGKTFVIKYGGAAQVKDDLKEYFAKDIAMLNFIGIRTAVVHGGGPKITAYMEKMGKTPTFVHGQRVTDKETMDIVEMVLGGLVNKEIVSLIASHGGKAVGLSGKDGGLIKAKKKLIPKSSGTGTDELIDIGLVGEVTDVDPQIIISLQKEGFIPVISPVGVGPKGETLNINADYVAASVASALTAEKLILLTDVPGLIDAHGAILSTLRKQQIKKLVDNGTISGGMLPKVQACLRAIEGGVRKTHIIDGRVPHCLLLEIFTKEGIGTEIQK from the coding sequence ATGAAAGATATCATCACAAAAGCTGAGATTCTGATTGAGGCCCTGCCGTATATCAGGAATTTTTTCGGAAAGACATTTGTTATTAAATACGGTGGAGCTGCACAGGTAAAGGACGACCTGAAGGAATATTTCGCCAAAGATATCGCCATGCTGAATTTTATCGGTATCAGGACAGCAGTCGTGCATGGCGGAGGGCCCAAGATAACCGCCTATATGGAAAAAATGGGCAAGACACCTACCTTTGTCCATGGACAGCGCGTTACAGACAAGGAGACCATGGATATCGTGGAAATGGTCCTTGGTGGTCTGGTAAACAAGGAGATCGTTTCCCTGATCGCGAGTCATGGCGGCAAGGCGGTCGGGCTGAGCGGGAAGGACGGTGGTCTTATTAAGGCAAAAAAGAAGCTGATACCGAAATCATCAGGAACTGGAACTGATGAGCTTATTGATATCGGTCTCGTGGGAGAGGTGACTGATGTTGATCCGCAGATCATCATCAGCCTTCAGAAGGAAGGTTTCATCCCTGTCATATCTCCTGTCGGAGTGGGACCAAAGGGAGAGACCCTCAACATCAATGCCGATTATGTGGCAGCTTCGGTTGCCTCGGCATTGACCGCTGAAAAACTGATTCTTCTGACTGATGTGCCCGGACTCATTGATGCACACGGGGCAATCCTTTCGACCCTCAGGAAGCAGCAGATTAAGAAGCTTGTCGACAACGGTACGATCAGCGGGGGGATGCTGCCGAAGGTGCAGGCCTGTCTGAGGGCAATCGAAGGAGGTGTCCGCAAGACCCATATAATCGATGGCAGGGTTCCCCATTGCCTGCTGCTCGAGATTTTCACCAAAGAAGGCATTGGCACGGAAATCCAGAAATAA
- the mtgA gene encoding monofunctional biosynthetic peptidoglycan transglycosylase yields the protein MARKSRNKKRLFLFVSLSLGVLALYLLLVPNVSRLKKENPQKTSFMEYRENEWKREGKKYRIQQKWVPLSRISPYLIKAVLIAEDDKFWSHEGFDYAAMQKALEKDIRAKKFKLGGSTISQQLAKNLYLSPAKNPVRKIREAIITWRMERMLSKKRILELYLNVAEWGDRGIFGIETAALHYFGKPASDLNPEEAARLAAVLPNPRKFNPLGESRYVLNRSNLIYSIMVRRGIVVPEYQEIVEETAGQAEEEPTQEIMPPLKESPVETAEPHMPPAR from the coding sequence TTGGCACGGAAATCCAGAAATAAGAAGCGGCTTTTCCTTTTTGTCTCTCTCTCCCTTGGTGTTCTGGCCCTCTATCTGTTGCTGGTCCCAAATGTCTCGCGTTTGAAGAAAGAGAACCCCCAAAAGACTTCCTTTATGGAATATCGGGAGAACGAGTGGAAACGGGAGGGGAAAAAATACCGGATTCAGCAGAAATGGGTTCCCTTATCGCGCATATCCCCGTATCTCATAAAAGCAGTGCTTATTGCGGAAGACGACAAGTTCTGGAGCCATGAAGGGTTTGATTACGCTGCGATGCAGAAGGCTCTCGAAAAAGATATCAGGGCAAAGAAGTTCAAGTTGGGGGGGAGTACGATAAGCCAGCAACTAGCAAAGAATCTCTATCTTTCTCCCGCAAAAAATCCTGTCAGAAAAATCAGGGAGGCGATTATTACCTGGAGAATGGAAAGGATGCTATCCAAAAAACGTATTCTCGAACTCTATCTGAACGTGGCCGAATGGGGAGACCGGGGCATATTTGGCATCGAAACCGCCGCATTGCATTACTTCGGCAAACCGGCATCTGATCTGAATCCGGAAGAAGCGGCACGACTTGCTGCGGTTCTGCCTAACCCGAGAAAATTTAATCCTCTCGGAGAAAGCAGATATGTCCTGAACAGGTCGAATCTGATATACAGCATAATGGTAAGACGGGGGATTGTTGTGCCGGAATATCAAGAAATTGTTGAGGAAACCGCCGGACAGGCGGAGGAGGAGCCGACGCAGGAAATAATGCCTCCTCTCAAGGAATCTCCTGTAGAAACAGCGGAACCTCACATGCCTCCGGCCAGATAA
- the acpS gene encoding holo-ACP synthase, translating into MIYEHPEELSHNFFMIFGIGIDIVRIERIREVTEKWGTRFLQRVFTEEEIAYCYQKKSPYLSLAVRFAAKEAFIKAISSDVFVSMNEIEVRNSENGKPFLKISGRLEDFFRKKQITKAHLSMSHEHDYGIACVVLEQ; encoded by the coding sequence ATGATTTATGAACATCCGGAGGAGCTTTCGCACAATTTTTTTATGATTTTCGGCATCGGCATTGATATCGTCAGGATTGAACGGATAAGGGAAGTCACCGAGAAATGGGGCACGAGGTTTCTTCAGAGGGTCTTCACTGAAGAAGAGATTGCCTACTGTTATCAGAAAAAATCCCCCTACCTCTCGCTTGCTGTCCGTTTTGCCGCAAAAGAGGCATTCATAAAAGCCATTTCATCAGATGTGTTCGTCTCCATGAACGAGATAGAAGTAAGGAACTCCGAAAACGGAAAACCTTTTCTGAAAATCAGCGGAAGACTTGAGGATTTTTTCAGAAAAAAACAGATAACAAAAGCCCACCTGAGCATGAGTCATGAGCATGACTACGGAATCGCATGTGTAGTATTGGAGCAGTAA
- a CDS encoding integration host factor subunit alpha: MTKADLVERIFEKIGLSKKEAQEIIEILFDTMKQTFIEGESVKISGFGTFNVRQKNARRGRNPKTGSDLEITPRRVITFRASNQLKSEMVKQNV; encoded by the coding sequence ATGACAAAGGCAGATTTAGTTGAGAGAATATTTGAGAAGATCGGACTCTCCAAAAAGGAGGCTCAGGAGATTATCGAAATACTGTTTGATACAATGAAACAGACATTTATTGAGGGCGAATCAGTAAAGATATCAGGCTTCGGCACATTCAATGTTAGACAAAAAAACGCACGAAGAGGACGCAATCCTAAAACAGGGAGCGACCTTGAGATTACCCCGAGAAGGGTGATTACATTCAGGGCCAGCAACCAGCTGAAATCGGAAATGGTAAAACAGAATGTATAA
- a CDS encoding MerR family transcriptional regulator encodes MYKSAPERVKPHIHFPDKLFYKIGEVSKILGVEPYVLRYWETEFPFLKPRKNKSGQRVYVKKDVELLLAIKNLLYQERYTIEGVRKRLGLGPAETENKPEQELQKKEVRQPARVVEHIKKRLRDILSQLQ; translated from the coding sequence ATGTATAAGTCTGCTCCGGAAAGAGTCAAGCCTCACATACATTTCCCGGATAAACTTTTCTATAAAATCGGAGAGGTGAGTAAAATTTTGGGGGTTGAACCATATGTGCTCAGATACTGGGAGACAGAATTCCCTTTTCTTAAACCCAGAAAAAACAAATCAGGGCAGAGGGTGTATGTAAAGAAGGATGTTGAGCTTCTTCTGGCAATAAAAAATCTGCTGTATCAGGAGCGGTATACGATAGAGGGTGTCAGGAAGAGGCTTGGACTCGGTCCTGCAGAAACTGAAAATAAACCTGAACAGGAGTTGCAGAAAAAGGAAGTTCGTCAGCCTGCCAGAGTAGTCGAACATATCAAAAAAAGGCTCAGGGATATACTGAGTCAGCTTCAGTAA
- a CDS encoding DedA family protein, producing MHAFLNWLVDTISTLGYPGIVFLMFIESTFIPLPSELVIPPAGYLISKNQMSWTGVILSGTVGSVLGALFNYAIAVYLGRPFILKYGKYFGVSKAHFEKGESFFLRHGHISTFIGRLILGVRHYISFPAGLCKMNILQFCFYTAFGAGIWVWILAYIGYFVGNNSEKIMEASRQWTVYIVIACVFLIAFYIYWHKKKRKH from the coding sequence ATGCACGCGTTTCTTAACTGGTTAGTTGATACGATCAGCACTTTGGGATATCCGGGAATAGTGTTCCTGATGTTCATTGAGAGCACGTTTATTCCTCTTCCTTCGGAACTCGTCATACCGCCCGCAGGGTATCTCATATCAAAGAATCAGATGAGCTGGACAGGCGTAATTCTGTCGGGTACAGTCGGAAGTGTTCTGGGCGCCCTGTTCAATTATGCTATTGCGGTATATCTCGGAAGGCCCTTCATACTCAAATACGGAAAGTACTTTGGGGTTTCAAAGGCGCATTTTGAAAAAGGAGAGAGTTTTTTTCTCAGACACGGACATATCAGCACATTTATCGGGAGACTTATTCTGGGTGTCAGACATTATATTTCTTTTCCTGCCGGACTCTGCAAAATGAATATCCTGCAGTTCTGCTTCTATACCGCGTTTGGTGCAGGCATTTGGGTATGGATTCTCGCGTATATCGGGTATTTTGTGGGGAACAACAGTGAAAAGATCATGGAAGCAAGCAGGCAGTGGACTGTATATATCGTCATCGCATGTGTGTTCCTGATTGCGTTCTATATATATTGGCATAAGAAAAAACGGAAACATTAG
- a CDS encoding endonuclease Q family protein, producing the protein MRFFADLHIHSRYSRATSRDMSVEGLWKWAQIKGITVLGTGDFTHPKWHQELKEKLEYCENNILKLKDNSSVIDVPQSCKGEVRFVLTAEISCIYSKHRKTRKIHCLILAPDFSITAKINNALSGIGNLSSDGRPILGLDAKTLLQIVRDISDEAMLIPAHAWTPHFSVFGASSGFDSLEECFDELAPHIHAIETGLSSDPAMNWRVSSLDRITLVSNSDAHSPAKLGREANIFETDLSFKGLTDAIRHRKGFSGTIEFFPQEGKYHYDGHRSCGVNLSPQETIENNYLCPVCGKKVTVGVMNRVEKLADRVNGLRPEGAPPFYPLIPLQEIIGETKKAGVNSKTVIREYFHLIGELGNEFGILMELPLDDIERAGGYLLREAIHRVRSGDVHIVPGFDGEYGKIKIFESVERKKIKGQARLF; encoded by the coding sequence ATGCGTTTTTTTGCTGACCTTCATATCCATTCCAGATATTCACGTGCGACAAGCAGAGACATGTCAGTTGAAGGGCTCTGGAAATGGGCACAGATAAAAGGGATCACGGTTCTGGGAACCGGTGATTTTACCCATCCGAAATGGCATCAGGAACTGAAAGAAAAACTTGAATATTGCGAAAATAATATTTTGAAATTAAAAGATAATAGCAGTGTCATTGATGTTCCACAGTCCTGTAAGGGAGAGGTTCGGTTTGTGCTGACGGCAGAAATCAGCTGCATCTATTCCAAACACCGAAAAACAAGAAAAATCCATTGCCTCATACTTGCTCCGGATTTTTCCATAACTGCAAAAATCAACAACGCACTGTCCGGGATCGGGAATCTCTCCTCTGATGGAAGGCCGATACTCGGGCTGGATGCAAAAACACTGCTTCAGATTGTGCGGGATATCTCTGACGAAGCCATGCTCATACCTGCCCATGCCTGGACGCCGCATTTCTCGGTTTTTGGTGCCAGTTCAGGATTTGACTCACTGGAAGAATGTTTTGATGAACTGGCGCCGCATATCCACGCAATAGAAACAGGGTTGTCTTCAGACCCGGCAATGAACTGGAGGGTATCCTCACTTGACAGGATAACGCTGGTCTCAAATTCGGATGCGCATTCGCCCGCAAAACTCGGACGCGAAGCAAACATCTTTGAAACGGACCTGTCTTTCAAGGGATTAACGGATGCGATCAGGCACAGAAAGGGATTTAGTGGAACAATAGAATTTTTCCCTCAGGAAGGAAAATATCATTATGACGGGCACAGGTCATGCGGAGTGAATCTCTCCCCTCAGGAAACCATTGAAAACAATTATCTCTGTCCGGTATGCGGGAAAAAAGTGACTGTAGGAGTGATGAACAGGGTGGAGAAACTGGCAGACAGGGTAAACGGTCTTAGACCTGAAGGCGCACCTCCTTTCTATCCTCTCATCCCGCTTCAGGAGATCATCGGGGAGACGAAGAAGGCAGGAGTGAACAGCAAGACGGTGATCAGGGAATATTTCCATCTCATCGGGGAACTGGGCAATGAATTCGGAATCCTTATGGAGTTGCCGCTTGATGACATAGAGCGCGCAGGAGGGTATCTATTGAGAGAGGCTATACACAGGGTGCGGTCCGGAGATGTCCATATTGTTCCGGGCTTTGACGGGGAATACGGAAAAATAAAGATTTTTGAGTCGGTCGAGAGAAAAAAGATCAAGGGACAGGCAAGACTGTTTTGA
- the coaD gene encoding pantetheine-phosphate adenylyltransferase: MKKIAIYPGTFDPITNGHLDLIKRALRTFDEVIIAIAPSLKKQPLFTIQERLHLIHEAVDGLGRTRVDTFHSLLVDYAKEQRGSAILRGLRAMSDFEYELQLAHMNRRLNKDIETVFMMPSQEYSYLTSSIIKEISSFGGSVRGLVPKAVEKALREKYRRMKYPKG; the protein is encoded by the coding sequence ATGAAAAAAATAGCTATTTATCCCGGGACTTTTGACCCGATTACGAACGGACACCTCGATCTGATAAAAAGAGCACTCAGGACATTTGATGAGGTTATTATTGCTATCGCCCCGAGCCTGAAAAAGCAGCCTCTTTTTACCATTCAGGAAAGATTGCACTTGATTCATGAGGCAGTGGACGGACTGGGAAGGACAAGGGTGGACACATTTCACAGCCTTCTCGTTGATTATGCAAAAGAACAGAGGGGAAGCGCGATTCTCCGCGGCCTGAGGGCGATGTCTGACTTTGAATATGAGCTGCAGCTTGCCCATATGAACAGGAGGCTGAACAAGGATATCGAGACGGTGTTCATGATGCCGAGTCAGGAATACAGTTACCTGACATCGAGTATCATTAAGGAAATCTCCTCATTCGGAGGTTCCGTGAGAGGGCTTGTCCCCAAAGCAGTCGAGAAGGCGTTACGGGAGAAATACCGCAGGATGAAGTATCCGAAAGGTTGA